A portion of the Amyelois transitella isolate CPQ chromosome 2, ilAmyTran1.1, whole genome shotgun sequence genome contains these proteins:
- the LOC132903269 gene encoding uncharacterized protein LOC132903269 translates to MESSSEKKNIIKARSYAIPPLPQNKVKNESVKRKSFFVNDAVKSLDLALGRLKKSKLQDGDASGTKVDPATSNRNMFIDACPSGFNSAHRNDNISLMSMNFSHYELMRNLSRTNCNSDGAYSGSTCNASASPTDMRLKDEHLERYFRSAELWNTSFRDVHPRVHFELPDK, encoded by the coding sequence ATGGAAAGTTCCAGtgaaaagaagaatatcatTAAAGCAAGGTCGTATGCCATTCCGCCTCTACcgcaaaataaagtaaaaaatgagTCAGTGAAACGGAAATCGTTTTTCGTAAACGATGCTGTAAAATCATTAGATTTGGCTTTAGGGCGATTGAAAAAGAGTAAATTGCAGGATGGGGACGCATCAGGGACGAAGGTAGATCCGGCGACTTCAAACAGGAACATGTTCATAGATGCTTGTCCCAGTGGTTTCAACAGCGCACATAGGAATGATAACATATCATTAATGTCGATGAACTTCTCCCATTATGAATTGATGAGGAATCTATCGCGGACCAACTGCAACTCGGACGGCGCCTACAGCGGTAGCACATGCAATGCGAGCGCCAGCCCTACTGACATGAGGCTCAAAGACGAACACTTAGAAAGGTACTTCCGCAGTGCAGAATTGTGGAACACCAGCTTCAGAGACGTCCATCCTCGAGTTCATTTCGAGTTACCTGATAAATAA
- the LOC106142995 gene encoding meiotic recombination protein SPO11, with the protein MDVMNKDLLALTRDLALNPITVFRQDAKLVAAINKLFCGNHNAENMVDEKVKLPERKLNFGEVQELLKQSVSEKPCQSPKLLEKTSETRRTLLQKIENILHEINTSADHGDTPTLVLRNQRLWSNCIYDLDRVTLKSFNDAKKTTISYSSNEDKTRFNIIVFVLTKVHELLSKNLTVTRRELFYQNVIRFRNQSNLDLAVRDVCCLLETPPWTLGIVATAKGLIAGPLTIVQRNGSVVDCMAAGGTLIPQDIDGIKELKSTAKYILVVEKDAVFQKLLDEGALVRLGPVIIITGKGYPDVCTRQLLCRLCQELQLKALALVDADPHGFEIFLTYKYGSLAQSHLSSSLACTSLLLLGARQHDVMTLAPSEARLRMTDLDKKKLAALLRRPYLANDIGYRIKLELSSMLSSGIKAEIEAMAPTAAALCDAYLPSKIVQADYLG; encoded by the exons ATGGACGTAATGAATAAGGATTTGTTGGCTTTGACGAGGGACTTAGCATTGAATCCAATAACGGTGTTTAGACAAGATGCGAAACTGGTGGCAGCCATTAATAAGCTTTTTTGCGGCAATCATAATGCGGAAAATATGGTTGATGAGAAAGTTAAGCTCCCTGAGAGAAAACTGAACTTTGGTGAAGTTCAAGAGCTTTTAAAACAGTCAG TCTCCGAGAAACCATGTCAGTCACCAAAATTGCTTGAAAAGACGAGTGAAACTAGGAGAACTCTTTTGCAAAAAATCGAAAACATTCTTCATGAAATTAACACAAGCGCAGATCATGGAGATACTCCAACGTTGGTGTTAAGAAATCAAAGGCTTTGGAGCAATTGCATCTACGATCtagatag AGTAACGTTAAAGTCCTTTAATGATGccaaaaaaacaacaatatcTTATTCGAGTAATGAAGATAAGACAAGATTTAACATAATTGTTTTCGTACTGACAAAAGTTCACGAGCTGCTTTCGAAGAATTTGACCGTCACAAGAAG GGAGCTTTTCTACCAAAATGTTATAAGATTTCGCAATCAAAGCAATCTAGACCTGGCCGTGCGAGACGTGTGCTGCTTACTGGAAACGCCTCCTTGGACTCTGGGCATTGTGGCTACAGCCAAGGGGCTGATAGCAGGCCCTCTTACGATAGTTCAAAGGAATGGCAGTGTTGTCGATTGTATGGCTGCTGGTG gtacACTCATACCACAAGATATAGACGGCATTAAGGAACTAAAATCAACTGCAAAATATATTCTGGTAGTAGAAAAGGATGCTGTGTTTCAGAAGTTGCTAGACGAAGGTGCTCTTGTAAGATTGGGGCCAGTCATTATAATAACG GGCAAGGGCTATCCCGATGTATGCACCCGCCAGCTGCTATGCCGTTTGTGTCAAGAGCTCCAACTGAAGGCTCTAGCCCTTGTGGACGCAGACCCACACGGATTTGAAATCTTTCTTACCTACAAATACGGATCTTTG GCACAATCTCACTTATCCTCGTCTCTAGCGTGTACCTCGTTGTTGCTTCTTGGTGCTCGCCAACACGACGTCATGACCCTGGCTCCAAGTGAGGCTCGTCTGAGGATGACCGACCTAGACAAGAAAAAGCTGGCTGCATTGTTAAGGAGACCCTATTTGGCAAATGATATAG GATACCGTATCAAGTTAGAACTTAGCTCGATGCTCTCAAGCGGTATAAAAGCGGAAATAGAGGCGATGGCACCCACTGCTGCCGCATTGTGTGATGCTTATTTACCCTCTAAAATTGTACAGGCAGACTATTTAGGTTGA
- the LOC106142994 gene encoding inactive dipeptidyl peptidase 10, with protein MHATGHTDRSGGGGGGGSWRLPPDETLQVADPKSTKEEDLYQGDGHNWRSIIFSLMVISFVIAGIVTAIYLLGYVDELLYWSGRRMRLDEFLRGDLTGERLPTTWVSSHQLVYQADDGGLLALDTFNNTLTVLVTNHTLRQLNVRGYQCSPNLRFVLFQHNIKEVYRRTFTAHYTVYDVTNDHHIPLFGEGQSSWEWQYASWLGSEGALLLAADNEVLARPGPPARRAPLIRLTTDAVPGKVYNGVSDWLYQEEVTKTPSAMWGSSDGTLVLYVQYDDSEVSQVKFPKISEGIGGMGASRSGFLLPTLNNTLPTVFPDHITIRYPTPGSSIPRVRLWIVAVQNTTAPPRWEVRPPTTLDGMEYYLISAQWVGKENSHVGVVWMNRAQNLTVYSSCYAPNWTCTESHSEKATEEPWLEVHPQPVYSEDGSAFLLLAAVQEGGGQYYTHIKHVDVIRQRIAVLSHGKVEVAEILAWDQENHLVYYLGLDKEKLFIPNLHPDMVKKTNQINAERPGQRQVYVVRDPSYGGGSNSVRARAEREEPRCLTCELAVWPARLHYANCSYWRASFSPPKPRVGITHYVLECGGPGPPLAGLHDARTHKLERILYDTRPYRSVRLRELALPTRRSFDVQLSSGSRARVQLMLPPSWREELRDAAFPVLVHVDGRPGSQQVTEEFMVDWGSYMSSRNDVVYVKLDVAGARGLPRALLRGRLGGVEVADQLAVIRYLLETFKFLDVTRVAVWGWGYGGYVTAMLLGSQQSTLKCGIAVSPITDWLYYNAAFTERILGTPSVNYKGYVEADASQRAHHVPAHALYLVHGMADMSAPYPHALQLARALTDAGVLFRYQAYADEGHDLKGVIEHVYRSMEDYLRECLSLDPEDTKLPPPDR; from the exons atGCACGCCACCGGCCACACGGACCGctcgggcggcggcggcggcggcggctccTGGCGCCTCCCGCCCGACGAGACTTTGCAAGTCGCCGACCCCAAGTCCACCAAGGAAGAG GATCTGTACCAAGGAGATGGCCACAACTGGAGAAGCATCATCTTCTCTTTGATGGTCATCAGTTTTGTGATAGCGGGCATCGTCACtgcgatttatttattagg ATATGTGGACGAGTTGCTTTACTGGTCGGGTCGTCGGATGCGACTGGACGAATTCTTGCGCGGCGACCTAACAGGCGAGCGGCTCCCCACCACCTGGGTCAGCTCCCACCAGTTGGTCTACCAGGCGGACGACGGGGGACTGCTGGCTCTGGACACATTCAACAACACCCTCACTGTTCTCGTCACCAATCACACTCTC AGACAGCTCAACGTGCGCGGCTACCAGTGCTCTCCAAACTTGCGCTTCGTACTCTTCCAACACAATATCAAGGAG GTCTATCGGCGGACTTTTACGGCGCACTACACCGTTTATGACGTCACAAATGA CCACCACATACCGCTGTTCGGCGAAGGCCAGAGCAGCTGGGAGTGGCAGTACGCCTCGTGGCTGGGCTCCGAAGGGGCCCTGCTGCTGGCGGCCGACAACGAGGTGCTTGCGCGCCCCGGGCCCCCCGCGAGAAGAGCCCCACTCATTCGACTCACAACCGACGCGGTGCCTGGGAAAGTCTACAATGGTGTGTCCGATTGGCTGTATCAAG AGGAGGTGACAAAAACCCCCTCGGCGATGTGGGGCTCGTCTGACGGCACCCTGGTCCTGTACGTGCAGTACGACGACAGCGAGGTCTCCCAGGTGAAATTCCCAAAGATATCGGAGGGAATCGGCGGGATGGGAGCTTCTAGGTCCGGATTCCTACTGCCTACGTTGAACAACACTCTGCCCACTGTCTTCCCTGATCACATTACTATAAGATATCCCACG CCGGGCAGCTCTATCCCGCGGGTGAGGCTGTGGATAGTGGCTGTGCAGAACACGACCGCCCCGCCGAGATGGGAGGTCAGACCGCCGACCACGCTGGATGGAAT ggAATATTACCTCATATCAGCCCAGTGGGTGGGCAAAGAGAATTCCCACGTAGGGGTCGTGTGGATGAACCGAGCGCAGAACCTCACCGTCTATAGCAGTTGCTACGCGCCTAACTGGACGTGTACGGAG TCACATTCAGAAAAGGCGACCGAAGAGCCGTGGTTAGAAGTGCATCCACAGCCGGTGTACTCCGAAGACGGCAGTGCTTTCCTCCTGCTTGCGGCGGTCCAAGAAGGCGGGGGACAGTACTACACCCACATCAAGCATGTGGACGTGATCAGACAACGCATAGCCGTGCTATCACACGGGAAGGTGGAAGTTGCAGAGATCCTGGCCTGGGACCAGGAGAACCacttagtttattatttag gtTTAGACAAAGAAAAGTTATTCATACCAAATCTACATCCAGATATGGTGAAgaaaacaaatcaaattaa TGCAGAAAGACCAGGGCAGAGACAGGTGTACGTTGTCCGCGACCCCAGCTACGGAGGAGGCAGCAACTCCGTCAGGGCTCGGGCAGAACGAGAGGAACCTCGGTGCCTTACTTGCGAGTTGGCGGTGTGGCCAGCGCGGCTGCACTATGCCAACTGCTCCTATTGGAGAGCGTCCTTCTCCCCACCTAAGCCAAGAGTTGGCATCACGCATTACGTCCTTGAATGCGGCGGGCCGGGCCCCCCTCTGGCTGGTCTTCATGACGCTAGAACTCATAAGCTAGAAAGAATATTGTACGACACGAGGCCTTACag ATCAGTCCGTTTACGCGAGTTGGCTCTCCCCACGCGGCGTTCGTTCGACGTGCAACTGAGCAGCGGGTCACGTGCGCGCGTTCAGCTCATGCTGCCGCCGTCGTGGCGAGAGGAGCTGCGGGACGCCGCATTCCCTGTGCTAGTTCATGT AGATGGCCGTCCCGGTAGCCAGCAAGTGACTGAAGAGTTCATGGTAGACTGGGGCTCATACATGTCGTCTCGTAACGACGTGGTGTACGTGAAGTTAGACGTGGCGGGTGCTAGAGGGCTTCCGCGGGCGTTGCTGAGAGGTCGCCTTGGGGGCGTCGAGGTGGCTGATCAGTTGGCTGTTATTAG ATATTTATTAGAAACCTTCAAATTCCTGGACGTAACTCGCGTGGCCGTTTGGGGCTGGGGCTACGGCGGGTACGTGACCGCCATGCTGCTGGGCTCGCAACAGTCCACGCTCAAGTGTGGCATCGCCGTGTCGCCCATCACCGACTGGCTGTATTATA ATGCAGCTTTCACGGAGCGTATCCTTGGGACACCTTCAGTGAACTACAAGGGGTACGTGGAGGCTGACGCGTCGCAGCGCGCGCACCACGTGCCGGCGCACGCGCTGTACCTCGTGCACGGCATGGCCGACATGAGCGCGCCCTACCCGCACGCGCTGCAGCTCGCCAGGGCGCTCACTGACGCCGGCGTGCTATTTCGATATCAG gcCTACGCCGATGAAGGGCATGACCTGAAAGGTGTAATTGAGCACGTCTACCGATCCATGGAGGACTATCTCCGTGAATGTCTATCCCTAGACCCAGAGGACACCAAGCTGCCCCCGCCTGATAGATAG